The Onychostoma macrolepis isolate SWU-2019 chromosome 18, ASM1243209v1, whole genome shotgun sequence genome includes the window GCAAGAGTACCAGATAAAaacagaggtaaaaaaaaaaatttaataataatgtgaaaaaCATTTAACTATAGATTAAGTATAGTAGGAAATTGCTGCAAATTAAAGTGATTATTAAGCGTAAAATCAACCGTGTTGTTATTTGCTTATCCTGAGGTTGATCTAACTTGTATGACTTCcttttaatgttctttttacGATCACGAGAAAGAATAAACGacattgttattttaaagtgaatgaTCAATACTTGTCTATTGCACACCTAAACTGAAGTGTCTGCGTTCAAACCTAATAACTTACTAGGCCACAACACGCAAGCTAACGTTTCCAAATATGTTCTTACATACGATCTCAAGGCTGTTAAATTCTCTTTAGGTATTAGGGTTTCCAAAAGGAAGGAAtagaatttctttaaaatcgTGTTTGAATTTCGAGGTAATAACCTCTAAACGGAGTCAGCTGCCAAACCATGACTACACGTGTATACACGCCGCACTAGATCAAAATGGCTCCCGAGAGCCGCTGTTAGTGCAAGCATAGAAGCTAACGTGcaatatttcatccaaaaacCAACTGCTGATGAATTATATGTACGTAAAACAATATAACGAAGAAGCTTTATTGAAAACGCACTTAAGGCGGTgaaattttttttctctgtgctCACCATTATTGTAAGTTTTCACGGCTCGCCAGGAACCACGCTCCTAACTCGATGGCGGCCACGGAAGAAAAGGAAGAATGAAGCACTCCACCGGTACTTGCATATCCATCCGACATATGTCACTTCCGCCCAAGCCTGTGCTTCATTTTAGTCATTAgcttatttttataaacatgatctagatttaattataaaatcatttgtatcatttatgattttaattaCAGTGAATTGTAATAAGATACATGCGATAAAGTAATAAACGTGGCAGTATGTTTTGGCACTATATAAGTAGTGGAAGCTGGCGGATGGGTCATATGGATCTACTTTcagtaattcattcaaatagtgacttaatattatattcataGAAATGTATTTGGTATTTCATTAGTTTTATCTAggtttaaaataatattgtaaaaaaataataaaataaaataaacttttttgttgaatattatttttttaacaggaATAGGCGTGGCAAAAGGACGCCTGCGTCGTAACCCTCGTGACGTATATTAGGCGCGCTGTAATCAAATAGTTTTGAATCCTGTATGTTTTTCATTCAAACGTATAGAATTtggtaattaaatatatattttgttttaaaacgaGGGGAATGGGATCAAAAATAGTTTCGGACGCCAACGCATTTGTTAAATTTCTGAAGTGAGTTACTGTACCTTTCTTTTTTATTACGATTGACTGAACTTGAATAATTGGCATATCTGTCATGTTTTTGTTATGTGTAATTCATATGTTTAtcttatatttcttttttttgcttgtttaaGGTTGTGTCAAGATGAAAATAAAGAGAACTGCACGTATATGGTAAAACTAAAATGTGTGCAGATGAATAGAAACGATGTTCAGTCATGCGTATCGAAAAACaagttatttgtttatttattgatttcagGATGATATTTCAGTACTACTGGTGGAGAAGGAAGAACTTTTGCACAACATAATCGGTGGAAATCAGCCTATCTTTGTCTGTGAGAAAGCAGTAAGTTAGTTTATGATGGCCTCATATACATAGTATGTGCTATTCCTATTTACACTAAACATGACATAACATGTTAACTTATTTAATGAAAAGCAACCAAAGTGTGAACCAGAAGATACAGAAACTACAGCTGACACCAGTGTTGTTGAAGAAACTCTTTTTAAAGTGGAGCAAGATCTAGGGCCTCAGCCTCTCTCTGTCATGAAAGCAAGGTGAAAGAAGCTGCTTGTTGCAATATAGTACAATTGAAGAATTCTTTTTCCCTCACGAAAGCTgagcaaataattatttttactcaCTTTCTTTTACTAGGCAGCTATTGTCTTGGTACACCATGGCTCAAAACCCCAACATGCCCCAGGTGGAAGCCCCAGGGACTCTGCACCCTCTATGGGTCCGTTGTGACAAATTGGACCCATGTGCCACTGCCTGGCTTGGCGTAGAAACTGTCTATAGTGGGAGCAAAACCAGTGGTGTCAAACTGTATACAGTCAGTTGCAAAGGTAGTAGCACTTATTTGTTACTCATGCATTATTCAAAGGGATAAATGCCCATAAAGAGTGAAAAAACCTTTCCCAAATGTTCTGCAGGTCCAACAGGAGATGAAACCTCTTTCACCACACTGGATGAGCTTAAACAAGAGCATGAGAAAAGACACCACGCTTctacagtaagatttttttgtcatttagctCCTATAGGTTTCTCACTACTTGGTTTCTGTTAaaagtattgtaatttttttttattaaatttttttttttcaggtggcGACCAAAGGCTATGCCCAGTACAACCTGTTTTGCTCCTTAAAAGAGGAGAGCATGATGTTTGAGTCCCAGAGCAGTGTAATAGCGAGTCTCACATGGAACAATGTGGAGAAAGTATTGGAGTGTCCTCCGTTGTCTTCTAAAGCATCTCTGGTCAGCATCCAGTCGCCTTTGATACTTTAGTCCCAATTAGTCCCAAGTTTTGATCATACTGCCTCTTGAGGTTACTAAGTGATTTGTTTAGCATTTTTTTCCTATTTACAGAATATCAAAGTTGCAGTTGGAGACATAAGGAGTCCATTGTATCAGACCTATAAAGAGATGGAGTTCCTTCTGGTAAGTGTTGGAAATAAATTATGTGTCCTATACagtgtaattttaatattatttatatactattttggtgttttttttttagattttcaggtgtcattttaattttagggcTTTAAAAagggttttagtaattttgttatatgCTTTTGccattctatttatttttttaatttctatttaacttaatttaatttatgtaattttaacttaattttaagtttaggttgttgtgtaatatttatattttatgttgtttcagctttgtttcagttaatgaaaagtattttaaatagatttagttaactataacaatgattttctgtaataaatcataaataaaaaaataacttactATAATAAACTTGTCTTATTCTAGATCGAGAAATGTTTATCGGTATATAGTATatgttacattacattatattgttaatatgtaattataatatagtaattatcATGCCATcagcatttattgtttttgttttaaaacatttgactAGGCTCTAGCAGAAGGTTTGAGAACAGGAGAAACTGAGTGGTTGGAACCAATGGAGACTCAGTCCGCAGTGGACCTGACCAGAGCACTCATTGAGGGTATAGCAGCTGTACTGATTAATTTGTGCTGTATACATAGCAAGAAACCATAAATAGATATAAATGCTGCTGATGGTCAGTCCTTGAATTTTTTGCTTTCAAGTGTAGCATGTGCAGTTTGAGGGAGATAATTTGCTGGTTTATGAAGCTGTTTTTCCCCCTTGTTTTAGAGCTTGAGAATTTTGGACAAGGAGCACCAGGACACACTGCCAAAGCGTCTGAggtaaatttaataatataatattaaacagcacaattcttcattcacttttattatatattgttaggtaaattctcattttgtgttccactaaAGGAGAAAGATTCTTAAAGAtttggaatgaatgaatgaatgaatgggtAAACAATGgcaatttaattgaatttatgtgtgaactatccattttatCTTTTATACCAGAAACAAAAAGCTAAGACAGATGCTATAGCAGCCTTCAGCTCGATGGTGATTGAGAGAGGAGACCTGGACTTTACAGAACAACTGTGGGAGAAGATGAGGAAGAGTAAATATTACCTTTGGGAATTTtcacaaaatacagtaaaacatatttactgaaaccaaatttaatatttttttctcataggCGTAACTTCATATCAAGACATAACAGAATGCATGAAAATTGTTGTCAAAGCAGTGAAACTTGGTAAAATCAAACCATGGGTGTGTGCATCTTCATGTCTATTTAAATGCACTAAAGATTTTTTTTGGTTAACAATTGTGAATAAACATGATCTAAAATTTGTATCCTTTTTTCagcataaatattttaaaattatgtaatgAGGGTACTGTTTTCTTTAGATCCACAAAGACAGCAATAGCACTCTCAGTAAGCTGATCCTGCAGTCGTACCAGCAGCAGATAGATGCCATGCCTCTCACTGGCCTCACACCCGCTAATATGCTGCTAGAGCTCGGCCTGGACAAGATCAGGAAAGACTTCATCAACTACCTTGTTGgtacatacattttcaaatttcaaatctaGCTGTTTTTTGGTTTATAGTTCACTTCATCTGTTAATTacctaaataaaatgttaggtttTAGATTCTCTTTGAGAAGCAGATTGAAGATGTAATTCTTACGTTATTCTTTTTTAGGAAAGGAACTTACAACTCTCAACTATTTGGTAGGAaactttacttttaaattttttttcctACGATTTAGATAAATACTAGCATGTACTGGGgttgtttatacattttatttgtaatttttagagATACTACTTGGACACAGAAGAGGACCTGCAGGAGCAAGTGATAAGAGTGAGGAAACTGCACCATCTACTGGAGATCCTGGGCACCTGTAGCACTTTCCTCAGTCTTCCTCATGATCGCCTCTTCCTTTTCACTCAGTGAGCTTCCTGCTATTTCcgaaaattatatattaaccAAATGGTGATTCTAAATGTAGAGAAATAATATATCATAACCTTTTGTTTCACATGAAattatgatttatgatttagaggacacttgttttttttttccttcagagAGCACTGCAGAGCCCTTGATTGCATTGGGGATGGTGCATAGCAAAGAGAATTAAACAGATGGAAGTTGTTAGATCTTACATGTTTCTAACCATGATATTTGATATCAGGTCCTGTTTGCAATACTACAAAACATCCAACTATGATGAGGACCATGTCTTCCAGCTGCAAATTAAACCTGCGCTTATTAGCTATTTTTATGAGAAGTGAGTATTTGCTGCATTTCGTATGAGCTGTCATAATTCTTCCAGTTGATGTAAGATTTATTGAACAGAATAATGATATTTGTAgctataaattaatatttatgttattcTCAGGGAGCAACCGTTCTCTTGGGCTACGGAGGTGTCCAGTGGACAGGGGTCAAAGGAAGTCAAGACAGCATTGTATCTCAGTGACAAGCCTCTAGTAGACCACATTAGTTTTGACTTAGGTGAAGTCACTAGCTATTTTTTTTCACTTGCTGTTCTAGTTTTATGTCTTGTTGTTGagttaattgaaaaaaaaaaaaaaacatgacattttaaattctCGTCACACACATGCAGATGTACCCCTAGATGAGTCTGTGAATGGAGAAAGTGAGAAGATGTCTTACTACAGGACCATGGTGAGCTGTAGTCTCATCAGCTTCACTTAACACCGGTAAGACTCCATATCATAGAAATGAACTCACAGAAAATGTCATGtcaaatgtcatatttatttattaaattttttatgcaGTAGTTTTAATTTGCTTATGCACaatacttttcaaaagtttggggtcattttttaaatgttttttaaagaagagtCATGATCAAagtgctacatttatttgataatacaaaaatagtattgtgaaatattgcaattttaaataactgtgctgcttaatatttctgtggaaaccttgttactttttcaggatttgttgatgaatagaaagcatttatttgaaataaaaaatttttttaacttttgtaGCATTTACATCTTTATtatcacttttgatccatttaatgcatcctagctgaataaaaatataaat containing:
- the zwilch gene encoding protein zwilch homolog; protein product: MGSKIVSDANAFVKFLKLCQDENKENCTYMDDISVLLVEKEELLHNIIGGNQPIFVCEKAQPKCEPEDTETTADTSVVEETLFKVEQDLGPQPLSVMKARQLLSWYTMAQNPNMPQVEAPGTLHPLWVRCDKLDPCATAWLGVETVYSGSKTSGVKLYTVSCKGPTGDETSFTTLDELKQEHEKRHHASTVATKGYAQYNLFCSLKEESMMFESQSSVIASLTWNNVEKVLECPPLSSKASLNIKVAVGDIRSPLYQTYKEMEFLLALAEGLRTGETEWLEPMETQSAVDLTRALIEELENFGQGAPGHTAKASEKQKAKTDAIAAFSSMVIERGDLDFTEQLWEKMRKSVTSYQDITECMKIVVKAVKLGKIKPWIHKDSNSTLSKLILQSYQQQIDAMPLTGLTPANMLLELGLDKIRKDFINYLVGKELTTLNYLRYYLDTEEDLQEQVIRVRKLHHLLEILGTCSTFLSLPHDRLFLFTQSCLQYYKTSNYDEDHVFQLQIKPALISYFYEKEQPFSWATEVSSGQGSKEVKTALYLSDKPLVDHISFDLDVPLDESVNGESEKMSYYRTMVSCSLISFT